From the genome of Streptomyces xanthophaeus:
TCGTCGCGGACACCCATCCGGCCACCATGTCCGCCCTCCTCGGCCTCGTACGGCTGCCCGACCCGGAGAGCGTGCCGTACGGCTGGCACCGCACCCCGCACGGCTGGACGGTCGCGGGCGTCTCCCCGTACGGCCACAGCCGGTTCATCACGATGGACTTCCGCGGCCCGCACCCCGACCGGCGCTCCCCGCCCACCCTCGACGAGCTGCGCCGGGAGGCCGGACGCATCCTCGGCCACCGCGTGCCGATGGCCGACCCGCGATTCCTCTCCCGCTTCAGCGACTTCGCCCGGCTGGTGCGCCGTTACCGCCAGGACCGGGTGTTCCTCGCCGGCGACGCCGCCCACATCCACTTCCCCGTGGGCGGGCAGGGCCTCAATCTGGGTCTGCAGGACGCACTCAACCTGTCCTGGAAGCTCGCGCACACCCTCGCGGGCAGCGCGGGCAAGGACCTGCTCGACACCTACGACGCCGAACGCCGGCCCGCCGGGCAGCGCGTCATCGACAACACCCGGGCCCAGCTCGCCCTGATGCGGCCGGACCCCGGGCTCGACCCCCTGCGCGACCTCGTCACCGAACTCCTCGCGATCGACGCGGTCGGTGCCCACGTAGGCCACATGATCAGCGCCCAGGAGACGGTGTACCCGGCGCGCACCGGGCGCGGCTCCCGCTGGGAGGGCCGGTTCCTGCCGAACCTGCCGCTCACCACCGTCGACGGCCCGACCGACCTGACCCGGCTGCTGCTGCCCGGCCGTCCCCTCCTGCTCCTGCTCGGGGAGGCGGGCCGGGCCCACGGCGAGCAGGGCGCGGGATGGGCCCACGCGGTGCGCACGGTGTCGGCGACGACCGCCCGGCCGCTGCCCTGGGACGCCGTCCTCGTCCGGCCCGACGGGTACATCGCCTGGGCCCCGGACGGCGGCTCCCTGGCCGGCGCCCTGGACCACTGGTTCGGCGAACCCCGTCGGCAGGCATGAAAAAAATGCCCTCCGGCACTGCGTTTCCGCAGGTCGGAGGGCATTTGAGTGTGGAGCCTAGGAGATTCGAACTCCTGACATCTGCCTTGCAAAGGCAGCGCTCTACCAACTGAGCTAAGGCCCCATGGAAGTGGACGCACCGGTCCCCTGCGGGAGGTGTGGTCGTTCCGCAGAACAGAGTACCGGGTGTACCCCCTCATCTCGCAAAATGATAGGGACTCCCGCCGTGCGACCACTCTCCGTAAGATGCTCGCGAGGTTCGCACCAGCGAAGGGGAGTAGTAAGAGTGGACGCAGTACAACAAGAGGCCACGGCCAGAGCCAGAGAGCTTCAGCGCAGTTGGTACGGGGAGCCGCTGGGAGCTCTCTTCCGCCGGCTCATAGATGACCTCGGCTTGAACCAGGCCCGCCTCGCTGCCGTCCTCGGACTGTCGGCGCCCATGCTGTCCCAGCTGATGAGCGGCCAGCGAGCCAAGATCGGGAACCCGGCCGTGGTCCAGCGCGTCCAGGCCCTCCAGGATCTCGCAGGCCAGGTGGCCGACGGAAGCGTCAGTGCGGGGGAGGCCACCGACCGGATGGACGAGATCAAGAAGACCCAGGGAGGCTCCGTCCTCAGCAACAGCGGCCAGACCACCACCAGCTCCGGCGCACCCACGGTCAAGCGGGTCGTCCGCGAGATCCAGTCGCTGCTGCGCTCGGTCTCCGCGGCCGGCGACATCATCGACGCGGCGAACACCCTCGCCCCCAGCCACCCGGAACTGGCAGAGTTCCTCCGGGTGTACGGCGCGGGCCGCACCGCCGACGCGGTCGCCCACTACGAGGCCCACCAGAACTGACACGCACGCACGGGGGCGGACGACGGGTGACGGGGGACGGGCGCAGCGATGGGTGAGGTCTTCGCCGGTCGGTACGAGCTGATCGATCCGATCGGACGCGGTGGCGCGGGTGCCGTGTGGCGGGCCTGGGACCACCGCCGCCGCCGCTACGTGGCCGCGAAGGTCCTCCTGCAGAGCGACGCCCACACGCTCCTGCGCTTCGTACGGGAGCAGGCACTGCGGATCGACCATCCGCACGTACTGGCTCCGGCCAGCTGGGCGGCCGACGACGACAAGGTCCTCTTCACCATGGACCTGGTCGGCGGCGGCTCGCTCGGCCATGTGATCGGGGACTACGGGCCCCTGCCGCCCCGTTTCGTGTGCGGCCTGCTCGACCAGC
Proteins encoded in this window:
- a CDS encoding FAD-dependent monooxygenase; protein product: MTHTHTHTQVLVVGGGPVGMLVAAELGHHGVATVLLEAEPRTVDRPKAGTLHARTAQGLARRGHLPAPLATAELLGRGRADAFHFAGMPGLAITAPATEPGPVLGRSQADLERDFEHRARERGVTVLRGHRVTDIVPGPDTVRVTAQGPDGLRQFTAEYAVGADGARSTVRERLGFVADTHPATMSALLGLVRLPDPESVPYGWHRTPHGWTVAGVSPYGHSRFITMDFRGPHPDRRSPPTLDELRREAGRILGHRVPMADPRFLSRFSDFARLVRRYRQDRVFLAGDAAHIHFPVGGQGLNLGLQDALNLSWKLAHTLAGSAGKDLLDTYDAERRPAGQRVIDNTRAQLALMRPDPGLDPLRDLVTELLAIDAVGAHVGHMISAQETVYPARTGRGSRWEGRFLPNLPLTTVDGPTDLTRLLLPGRPLLLLLGEAGRAHGEQGAGWAHAVRTVSATTARPLPWDAVLVRPDGYIAWAPDGGSLAGALDHWFGEPRRQA
- a CDS encoding helix-turn-helix domain-containing protein, with translation MDAVQQEATARARELQRSWYGEPLGALFRRLIDDLGLNQARLAAVLGLSAPMLSQLMSGQRAKIGNPAVVQRVQALQDLAGQVADGSVSAGEATDRMDEIKKTQGGSVLSNSGQTTTSSGAPTVKRVVREIQSLLRSVSAAGDIIDAANTLAPSHPELAEFLRVYGAGRTADAVAHYEAHQN